A genomic window from Flavobacterium sp. I3-2 includes:
- a CDS encoding T9SS type A sorting domain-containing protein, whose amino-acid sequence MTTKKLFIYIIFSLWGLGGFAQPYQWQWAKAGGGQNKLYADIIYNDIYGDVHYHEEVVALKNTSDNNTYLLSHVGYGNTNYAGTSFATYHQVSTIGHRSNIFLSKVDCEGNYLWHKVFGGGDGENITRSMGIDTSDNVYVAMRVWNNGYHDSLANIAGTAFALPVHFDTDSIMDPIPRNWGGVTLPNVKSPAHKKLALIKYDNAGEFQWLRMPQSDSLMLNTSRAFDYGVTVEPNGTSHWLVSMGNGSHLDGSINISGLAQYEQELYILKYDSNGNSLGYLSVPFRPNTEGYHPKKINFTYDPLTQQYYFTSWRDTNDSDEFVTIINNQEYRTSILICFNATGQVLWTKTANNTWSALVQGLLIDEQSNVYVSGIGTKKTILPNGSNGPEDGNFGGYQFNNQSGRQSFVIKFNAQGNLLWGSNADGIFIPGSGGSSSESTRSMTINGDELGVGTGFYNNTWGAFGITGQTVGAFSDPILIRLNKNTGVPVGGHRIQGPNGYREGLTAVETDKDGNYIVGGYMRTYLFTNGDDYVDPIVGQLMKATQGSGTDFFIAKLAKNTCNYLDTDTFTKLNLKVYPNPTTNNVFIDTPENLTTYEVYNILGQRLVSNSFNGDNSISLETFAPGTYFIKVTTDQNTQATVKVIKK is encoded by the coding sequence ATGACAACAAAAAAATTATTTATATATATCATTTTCTCCCTTTGGGGGCTAGGGGGCTTCGCTCAACCCTATCAATGGCAATGGGCAAAAGCCGGTGGTGGACAAAATAAACTTTACGCCGATATAATCTATAACGATATTTATGGTGATGTGCATTATCATGAAGAAGTTGTTGCATTAAAAAACACTTCAGATAACAACACCTATCTATTAAGCCATGTGGGTTATGGAAATACCAATTATGCAGGTACTTCCTTTGCTACTTATCACCAAGTATCGACTATTGGTCACAGAAGTAACATTTTTTTAAGCAAAGTCGATTGCGAAGGGAATTATCTTTGGCATAAGGTTTTTGGGGGGGGTGATGGTGAAAATATAACACGTTCTATGGGTATCGACACCTCAGATAATGTATATGTAGCAATGCGTGTATGGAACAATGGTTATCACGACAGTTTAGCTAATATAGCAGGAACCGCTTTTGCACTACCTGTTCATTTCGATACCGACAGCATCATGGATCCCATTCCACGTAATTGGGGCGGTGTAACATTACCAAATGTAAAATCACCGGCACATAAAAAATTGGCTTTAATCAAATACGACAACGCTGGTGAATTTCAATGGTTACGCATGCCGCAGAGCGATTCGTTAATGCTTAATACAAGTAGAGCCTTTGATTATGGCGTAACTGTAGAACCTAACGGTACTTCCCATTGGTTGGTAAGTATGGGAAATGGTAGCCATTTAGATGGTTCTATTAATATTTCTGGATTAGCTCAATACGAACAGGAATTGTATATTTTAAAATACGACAGCAACGGTAATTCGTTAGGATATCTATCCGTTCCTTTTCGTCCAAATACAGAAGGTTATCATCCTAAAAAAATCAATTTCACTTACGATCCTTTAACCCAACAGTATTATTTTACGTCTTGGCGCGATACAAATGATAGTGATGAATTTGTCACCATCATTAACAACCAAGAATATAGAACTTCTATACTCATTTGTTTCAATGCCACTGGGCAAGTGCTGTGGACCAAAACAGCAAATAATACATGGTCGGCTCTAGTCCAAGGTTTGCTAATTGATGAGCAATCCAATGTCTATGTTTCAGGAATTGGCACAAAAAAAACTATTTTACCAAATGGGTCTAATGGTCCAGAAGACGGAAACTTTGGTGGTTATCAATTTAATAATCAATCAGGACGTCAGTCCTTTGTAATCAAATTTAATGCACAAGGGAATCTACTATGGGGCTCTAACGCAGACGGAATATTTATTCCAGGTTCAGGTGGCTCTAGTTCTGAAAGTACCCGAAGTATGACTATTAATGGAGATGAACTGGGGGTTGGTACCGGTTTTTATAACAATACTTGGGGTGCTTTTGGTATCACAGGTCAAACAGTAGGTGCATTTAGTGATCCTATATTAATACGTTTAAATAAAAACACAGGGGTTCCTGTTGGTGGGCATCGCATACAAGGCCCTAATGGCTACCGTGAAGGTTTAACTGCCGTTGAAACCGACAAAGACGGAAATTATATAGTTGGTGGTTATATGCGAACCTATTTATTTACAAATGGAGATGACTATGTTGATCCTATCGTGGGACAGTTAATGAAAGCTACTCAAGGAAGTGGTACCGATTTCTTTATTGCCAAACTAGCTAAAAACACATGTAATTATCTCGATACCGATACGTTTACAAAGTTAAATTTAAAGGTTTATCCTAACCCAACAACAAATAACGTATTTATAGATACCCCAGAAAACTTAACAACTTATGAGGTTTATAACATTTTAGGGCAACGTTTGGTTAGCAACTCGTTTAATGGAGACAACTCCATTTCGTTAGAAACCTTTGCACCAGGTACGTACTTCATCAAAGTAACTACCGACCAAAATACCCAAGCAACTGTTAAAGTGATTAAGAAGTAG
- a CDS encoding T9SS type A sorting domain-containing protein, producing MTTKKLFIYIIFSLWGLGGFAQNYQWQWAKAGGGENKLFADNIFGGIYDDINYHEEVVALKNTSDNHTYLLSHIAYGNTNFSGNSITTYHQPTSIDPWSNILLSKVDCEGNYLWHKVFGGGGNENRTRSMGIDTSDNVYVAMRVSNLGFHDSLANIVGSAFALPVHFDTDSIMDPLPRAWNGLALQNVNSPTHKKLALIKYNSAGEFQWLRMPQSDSLQYLTSRATDYGVTVEPNGTTHWLVGMGNGSHLDGAINITGLGQYDQRLYILKYDSNGNSLGYFLAPFYSNLEGYLPKKINFTYDPLTQQYYFTSWRDSVYDDEFVTIINNQEYRTSILICFNATGQVLWTKTANNAFSALVEGLLVDNQSNVYVSGRGTSYTVLPDGNYGPQNGNFGGYQFTNISNRQSFVIKFNAQGNLLWGSNADGTAGDGLGGSGSESTRSMTINGDELAVGTAFYNNTWGAFGITGQPMGAFTDPILIRLNKNTGVPVGGHRIQGPNGFREGLTAVETDKDGNYIVGGYMRTYLFTNGDDYVDPIVGQLMKATQGSGTDFFIAKLAKNTCNYLDTDAFTKLNLKVYPNPTTNNVFIDTPENLTTYEVYNILGQRLVSNSFNGDNSISLETFAPGTYFIKVTTDQNTQATVKVIKK from the coding sequence ATGACAACAAAAAAATTATTTATATATATCATTTTTTCCCTTTGGGGGCTAGGGGGCTTCGCCCAAAACTACCAATGGCAATGGGCAAAAGCCGGTGGTGGTGAAAATAAACTCTTTGCAGATAATATTTTTGGAGGTATTTATGATGATATAAATTATCATGAAGAAGTCGTTGCTTTAAAAAACACTTCAGATAACCATACTTATCTTTTAAGTCATATTGCTTATGGCAATACTAATTTTTCAGGAAATTCTATTACCACTTATCACCAACCTACATCAATCGATCCTTGGAGTAATATTCTTTTAAGTAAGGTCGATTGTGAAGGAAATTATCTTTGGCATAAGGTTTTTGGTGGAGGCGGAAACGAAAACCGAACCCGCTCTATGGGTATCGATACTTCAGACAATGTGTATGTGGCAATGCGTGTATCGAATCTAGGCTTTCACGACAGCCTTGCCAATATAGTTGGATCCGCTTTTGCTTTACCTGTTCATTTTGATACCGACAGTATCATGGATCCACTACCAAGAGCTTGGAACGGATTAGCTCTTCAAAACGTTAATTCCCCAACACATAAAAAATTGGCTTTAATCAAATACAACAGCGCTGGTGAATTTCAATGGTTGCGTATGCCACAAAGCGATTCACTACAATATCTGACAAGTAGAGCTACCGATTATGGCGTAACTGTAGAGCCTAACGGAACTACCCATTGGTTGGTAGGTATGGGTAACGGTAGTCATTTAGACGGAGCTATTAACATTACTGGTTTAGGCCAATATGATCAGCGATTGTATATTTTAAAATACGACAGCAACGGTAATTCGTTAGGCTACTTTCTTGCTCCGTTTTACTCAAATTTAGAAGGATATCTTCCTAAAAAAATAAACTTCACTTACGATCCTTTAACCCAACAGTATTATTTTACGTCTTGGCGAGATTCCGTATATGATGATGAATTCGTCACGATCATTAATAATCAAGAATATAGAACCTCTATTCTGATATGTTTCAATGCCACAGGGCAAGTGTTGTGGACCAAAACAGCTAATAATGCCTTCTCTGCCTTGGTTGAAGGCTTATTGGTTGACAACCAATCCAATGTCTATGTTTCAGGTAGAGGAACCAGTTACACGGTCCTTCCAGATGGAAATTATGGACCACAAAACGGAAATTTTGGAGGTTATCAGTTTACGAATATTTCAAATAGACAATCGTTTGTAATCAAATTTAATGCACAAGGCAATTTACTATGGGGTTCCAATGCAGATGGTACTGCAGGAGATGGTCTAGGCGGTTCTGGTTCTGAAAGTACTAGAAGTATGACTATTAATGGAGATGAACTAGCAGTTGGTACAGCTTTTTATAACAATACTTGGGGAGCCTTTGGTATCACAGGTCAACCCATGGGAGCTTTTACAGATCCGATACTGATACGTTTAAACAAAAACACAGGGGTTCCTGTTGGTGGGCATCGCATACAAGGCCCTAATGGCTTCCGTGAAGGTTTAACTGCCGTTGAAACCGACAAAGACGGGAATTATATCGTTGGTGGTTATATGCGAACCTATTTATTTACAAATGGAGATGACTATGTAGACCCTATCGTGGGACAGTTAATGAAAGCTACTCAAGGAAGTGGTACCGATTTCTTTATTGCCAAACTAGCTAAAAACACATGTAATTATCTCGATACCGATGCGTTTACAAAGTTAAATTTAAAGGTGTATCCTAACCCAACAACAAATAACGTATTTATAGATACCCCAGAAAACTTAACAACTTATGAGGTTTATAACATTTTAGGGCAACGTTTGGTTAGCAACTCGTTTAATGGAGACAACTCCATTTCTTTAGAAACCTTTGCACCAGGTACATACTTCATCAAAGTAACTACCGACCAAAATACCCAAGCAACTGTTAAAGTGATTAAGAAGTAG
- a CDS encoding T9SS type A sorting domain-containing protein → MKKIITILTITLFNLTTFAQPYQWQWAKAGGGENKLGADLNSGSEIYSDINYHEEVVDLKITSDNNTYLLSHIAYDNTNFAGNYFNTYHQPSSLNYLSNVFLSKVDCEGNYLWHKIFGGGAGDRTRSMGIDTADNIYVSLMVDNRGYHDSLVNVVGSNFLLPVNFDTDTIMDPIPRAWNGAIIQNVISPAYKSLALIKYDNEGHFKWLRMPQSDSLTYTSVAKALDYGVFVEPNGTTHWMVGLGNGNHLDGQIQISGLLPSQYKYYVLKYDTNGNNIGFIPLSINVLHTPSSGFYTPKRINFTYDPLTQQYYFTSWRDINDSDEFVTIINNQEYQTSILICFNVTGQVLWTKTANNTFSALVEGLLVDDQSNVYVSGRGTSSTVLPNGSNGNFGGYQFTNSSDRHSFVIKFNAQGNLLWGSNADDSGDYYLGGSLSESTRCMTINGDELAVGTGFFNNTWGGTFGVTGQPAAAFTDPILIRLNKNRGVPVGGHRIQGPNGFREGLTAVETDKDGNYIVGGYMRTLIFGDGMGNNHPIIGQLNKANPGSNTDFFIAKLAKNTCNYLDTDTFTKLNLKVYPNPTTNNVFIDTPENLTTYEVYNILGQRLVSNSFNGDNSISLETFAPGTYFIKVTTDQNTQATVKVIKK, encoded by the coding sequence ATGAAAAAAATAATTACCATACTAACGATAACACTCTTCAACCTAACTACTTTTGCTCAACCTTACCAATGGCAATGGGCAAAAGCCGGTGGAGGTGAAAATAAGTTAGGGGCAGATTTAAATTCTGGAAGTGAGATTTACAGTGATATAAATTATCATGAAGAAGTAGTTGATTTAAAAATCACTTCCGATAACAATACCTATCTTTTAAGTCACATCGCCTACGACAACACCAATTTCGCAGGTAATTACTTTAACACTTACCACCAGCCTTCATCATTAAATTATTTATCTAATGTTTTTTTAAGCAAGGTCGATTGTGAAGGGAATTATCTTTGGCATAAGATTTTTGGAGGAGGAGCTGGTGATCGCACACGTTCTATGGGAATTGATACTGCAGATAATATATATGTCAGCCTTATGGTTGATAATCGTGGTTATCACGACAGTCTAGTGAATGTTGTTGGATCTAACTTTCTTCTACCCGTAAATTTTGATACAGACACCATCATGGATCCGATACCGAGAGCTTGGAACGGAGCAATCATTCAAAATGTTATTTCACCTGCTTATAAATCTTTAGCTTTAATCAAATACGACAACGAAGGTCATTTTAAATGGTTGCGCATGCCACAAAGTGATTCTCTAACCTATACAAGCGTTGCTAAAGCATTGGATTATGGTGTTTTTGTAGAACCAAATGGCACTACGCATTGGATGGTGGGATTAGGAAATGGCAATCACCTTGATGGACAAATACAAATTTCAGGTTTATTACCTTCTCAATACAAATATTATGTATTAAAATATGATACTAATGGAAATAACATCGGTTTCATCCCATTATCCATAAATGTATTACATACTCCATCTTCTGGCTTTTACACACCAAAAAGAATAAATTTCACTTACGATCCTTTAACCCAACAGTATTATTTTACGTCTTGGCGCGATATAAATGATAGTGATGAATTTGTCACCATCATTAATAATCAAGAATATCAAACCTCTATTCTGATATGCTTCAATGTCACTGGGCAAGTGTTGTGGACCAAAACTGCAAATAATACCTTCTCCGCCTTGGTTGAAGGCTTGTTGGTTGACGACCAATCCAATGTCTATGTTTCAGGAAGAGGAACCAGTAGCACAGTCCTTCCCAATGGCTCAAATGGTAACTTCGGAGGCTATCAGTTCACTAATTCATCTGATAGACACTCCTTTGTAATCAAATTTAATGCACAAGGGAATCTACTATGGGGATCTAATGCAGATGATTCTGGAGATTATTATTTGGGTGGTTCGCTTTCTGAATCTACTCGATGTATGACCATTAATGGAGACGAACTGGCGGTTGGCACCGGCTTTTTTAATAATACTTGGGGAGGTACTTTCGGTGTTACGGGGCAACCTGCAGCTGCTTTTACAGATCCGATACTGATACGTTTAAATAAAAACAGAGGTGTTCCTGTTGGTGGGCATCGCATACAAGGCCCTAATGGCTTCCGTGAAGGTTTAACTGCCGTTGAAACCGACAAAGACGGAAATTATATAGTTGGTGGATATATGCGTACGCTCATATTTGGTGATGGTATGGGTAATAATCATCCGATTATTGGTCAATTAAATAAAGCTAACCCAGGTAGTAATACCGATTTCTTTATTGCCAAACTAGCTAAAAACACATGTAATTATCTCGATACCGATACGTTTACAAAGTTAAATTTAAAGGTGTATCCTAACCCAACAACAAATAACGTATTTATAGATACCCCAGAAAACTTAACAACTTATGAGGTTTATAACATTTTAGGGCAACGTTTGGTTAGCAACTCGTTTAATGGAGACAACTCCATTTCGTTAGAAACCTTTGCACCAGGTACGTACTTCATCAAAGTAACTACCGACCAAAATACCCAAGCAACTGTTAAAGTGATTAAGAAGTAG
- a CDS encoding T9SS type A sorting domain-containing protein gives MTTKKLFIYIIFSLWGLGGFAQPYQWQWAKAGGGENKLFADYTSGGIYGDVHYHEEVVALKNTSNNNTYLLSHVGYGNTNYAGTSFTTYHQVSTIGHRSNIFLSKVDCEGNYLWHKVFGGGDGENITRSMGIDTSDNVYVAMRVWNNGYHDSLANIAGTAFALPVHFDTDSIMDPIPRNWGGVTLPNVKSPAHKKLALIKYNSQGQFQWLRMPQSDSLTINTSNAFDYGVTVEPNGTTHWLVSMGNGSHLDGTINISGLAQNEQQFYILKYDSNGNSLGYLPVPFRPNTERYHSKRINFTYDPLTQQYYFTSWRDINDSDEFVTIINNQEYQTSILICFNVTGQVLWTKTANNTFSALVEGLLVDDQSNVYVSGRGTSSTVLPNGSNGNFGGYQFTNTLNRQSFVIKFNAQGNLLWGSNADGTAGDGLGGSGSESTRSMTINGDELAVGTTFYNNTWGAFGITGQPMGAFTDPILIRLNKNTGVPVGGHRIQGPNGFREGLTAVETDKDGNYIVGGYMRTYLFTNGDDYVDPIVGQLMKATQGSGTDFFIAKLAKNTCNYLDTDTFTKLNLKVYPNPTTNNVFIDTPENLTTYEVYNILGQRLVSNTFNGDNTISLETFAPGTYFIKITTDQNTQATVKVIKK, from the coding sequence ATGACAACAAAAAAACTATTTATATATATCATTTTTTCCCTTTGGGGGCTAGGGGGCTTCGCCCAACCCTACCAATGGCAATGGGCAAAAGCCGGTGGAGGTGAAAATAAACTTTTTGCAGATTATACTTCTGGAGGTATTTATGGTGATGTGCATTATCATGAAGAAGTAGTTGCTTTAAAAAACACTTCAAACAATAATACCTATCTATTAAGCCATGTGGGTTATGGAAATACCAATTATGCAGGTACTTCCTTTACTACTTATCACCAAGTATCGACTATTGGTCACAGAAGTAACATTTTTTTAAGCAAAGTCGATTGCGAAGGGAATTATCTTTGGCATAAGGTTTTTGGGGGGGGTGATGGTGAAAATATAACACGTTCTATGGGTATCGACACCTCAGATAATGTATATGTAGCAATGCGTGTATGGAACAATGGTTATCACGACAGTTTAGCTAATATAGCAGGAACCGCTTTTGCACTACCTGTTCATTTCGATACCGACAGCATCATGGATCCCATTCCACGTAATTGGGGCGGTGTAACATTACCAAATGTAAAATCACCGGCACATAAAAAATTGGCTTTAATCAAATACAACAGTCAAGGACAATTTCAATGGTTGCGGATGCCTCAGAGCGATTCGTTAACTATTAATACAAGTAATGCTTTTGATTATGGCGTAACTGTTGAACCTAACGGTACTACCCATTGGCTAGTAAGTATGGGAAACGGTAGCCATTTAGATGGAACGATTAACATTTCAGGCTTAGCTCAAAACGAACAGCAATTTTATATTTTAAAATACGACAGTAACGGTAATTCGTTAGGATACCTACCCGTTCCTTTTCGCCCTAATACAGAGAGGTACCACTCAAAAAGAATAAATTTCACTTACGATCCTTTAACCCAACAGTATTATTTTACGTCTTGGCGCGATATAAATGATAGTGATGAATTTGTCACCATCATTAATAATCAAGAATATCAAACCTCTATTCTGATATGCTTCAATGTCACTGGGCAAGTGTTGTGGACCAAAACTGCAAATAATACCTTCTCCGCCTTGGTTGAAGGCTTGTTGGTTGACGACCAATCCAATGTCTATGTTTCAGGAAGAGGAACCAGTAGCACAGTCCTTCCCAATGGCTCAAATGGTAACTTCGGAGGCTATCAGTTTACAAATACATTAAACCGTCAGTCGTTTGTGATCAAATTTAATGCACAAGGCAATCTACTATGGGGCTCTAATGCAGATGGTACTGCAGGAGATGGTCTAGGCGGTTCAGGATCTGAAAGTACTAGAAGTATGACTATTAATGGAGATGAACTAGCAGTTGGTACAACTTTTTATAACAATACTTGGGGAGCCTTTGGTATCACAGGTCAACCCATGGGAGCTTTTACAGATCCGATACTGATACGTTTAAATAAAAACACAGGGGTTCCTGTTGGTGGGCATCGCATACAAGGCCCTAATGGCTTCCGTGAAGGTTTAACTGCCGTTGAAACCGACAAAGACGGAAATTATATCGTTGGTGGTTATATGCGAACCTATTTATTTACAAATGGAGATGACTATGTTGATCCTATCGTGGGACAGTTAATGAAAGCTACTCAAGGAAGTGGTACCGATTTCTTTATTGCCAAACTAGCTAAAAACACATGTAATTATCTCGATACCGATACGTTTACAAAGTTAAATTTAAAGGTTTATCCTAACCCAACAACAAACAACGTATTTATAGATACTCCAGAAAACTTAACAACTTACGAGGTTTATAACATTTTAGGGCAACGTTTGGTTAGCAATACGTTTAATGGAGACAACACCATTTCGTTAGAAACCTTTGCACCAGGTACGTACTTCATCAAAATAACTACCGACCAAAATACCCAAGCAACTGTTAAAGTGATTAAGAAGTAG